In Sphingomonas sp. SUN019, one genomic interval encodes:
- a CDS encoding histidine triad nucleotide-binding protein: protein MSVDATKPYDDSNIFAKILRGEIPSKRVYEDEYALAFHDIAPWSPTHLLVIPKGHYVSWDDFSERASDAEIAGFVRAVGKVARDAGLVAPGYRLLANTGLDSHAEVPHLHVHILAGRPLGPMLVRNDTAQKSGDA, encoded by the coding sequence GTCCGTCGACGCGACCAAGCCCTACGACGACAGCAACATCTTCGCAAAGATCCTGCGCGGCGAAATCCCGTCGAAGCGCGTGTACGAAGACGAATACGCACTCGCCTTCCACGACATCGCGCCGTGGTCCCCGACGCACCTGCTGGTGATCCCCAAGGGCCACTACGTGTCGTGGGACGATTTCAGCGAGCGCGCCTCCGACGCCGAGATCGCCGGTTTCGTCCGCGCCGTCGGAAAGGTCGCGCGCGACGCCGGGCTGGTAGCGCCGGGCTACCGTCTGCTCGCCAACACCGGGTTGGACAGCCACGCCGAGGTGCCGCATCTCCACGTCCACATTCTCGCAGGCCGTCCGCTCGGCCCGATGCTGGTGCGGAACGATACCGCCCAGAAAAGCGGCGACGCGTGA